From Helicobacter sp. MIT 05-5293, one genomic window encodes:
- a CDS encoding peptidylprolyl isomerase, with amino-acid sequence MIAQNKIASIEYEVLDFSDGTLLDSNKGGAPLEFLVGSGQVIIGLENALMGAKAGDVVEATIIPEDAYGIYQSDFVQEVPKDQFEGIELKAGMTLFGQSEDGQTVQVSVKDFNDQFVIVDYNHPLAGKTLCFKVKVLDVREPNEMEILQASGGGCGCSSGGHGGGGCCGGGGHSGGGCGCGH; translated from the coding sequence ATGATTGCTCAAAATAAAATTGCCTCTATAGAATACGAGGTATTAGATTTTTCTGACGGAACGCTCTTAGATTCAAATAAAGGTGGTGCGCCTCTAGAATTTTTAGTCGGTTCAGGACAAGTTATTATAGGACTTGAAAATGCCCTAATGGGGGCAAAAGCAGGTGATGTAGTTGAGGCAACTATTATACCTGAAGATGCCTATGGAATCTACCAAAGTGATTTCGTGCAAGAAGTGCCAAAGGATCAATTTGAAGGTATTGAGCTTAAAGCTGGAATGACATTATTTGGACAAAGTGAAGATGGACAAACCGTGCAAGTAAGTGTCAAAGATTTCAATGATCAATTCGTCATTGTTGATTACAATCATCCATTAGCAGGAAAAACTTTATGCTTTAAAGTCAAAGTGCTTGATGTGCGTGAGCCAAATGAAATGGAAATACTACAAGCTAGCGGTGGAGGTTGTGGTTGTAGCAGTGGCGGACATGGTGGCGGTGGTTGCTGCGGTGGTGGCGGACATAGCGGTGGAGGTTGTGGTTGTGGGCATTAA
- a CDS encoding tetratricopeptide repeat protein, producing the protein MAKFYLIACLIPLLLCAAEPSAFEKQSGATKDDIKNIQRHIANLQSKVDTLQQTQEGVSSLYESQSSKLQKQIIENAEQGKHIEEIQTQLDTLNNLKKQVDSNTQAIKSIKTQLQEINKNITTLNQSILAELNKINTPAQTTQTEQKFIKDKTKQADIFTQAKKFYEQKSYNSAKERFVWLAQINYKKAECYFYLGEIAFETKSHNDAISYYKESVMSNDKATYMPTLLLHTAQSFNAIKDTKNYNKFLDSLIANYPTSKEAQSAKKLKNQK; encoded by the coding sequence TTGGCAAAGTTTTATTTGATTGCTTGTTTAATCCCATTGTTGCTCTGCGCTGCAGAGCCTTCTGCATTTGAAAAACAGAGTGGAGCAACCAAAGACGATATTAAAAATATTCAACGTCATATCGCAAACCTACAATCAAAAGTTGATACCCTTCAGCAAACACAAGAGGGAGTATCAAGCCTTTACGAATCTCAAAGTAGCAAACTGCAAAAACAAATTATTGAAAATGCTGAACAAGGCAAACATATTGAAGAAATCCAAACACAGCTTGACACCTTAAATAATCTTAAAAAGCAAGTAGATTCAAACACACAAGCAATCAAAAGTATTAAAACACAGCTCCAAGAAATCAATAAGAACATCACTACACTTAATCAATCTATTCTTGCCGAACTTAATAAAATAAACACTCCTGCTCAAACAACTCAAACTGAACAAAAATTTATTAAAGACAAGACAAAACAAGCCGACATTTTCACCCAAGCAAAAAAATTTTATGAACAAAAATCATATAACTCTGCAAAAGAGCGATTTGTGTGGTTAGCACAAATTAACTATAAAAAGGCAGAATGTTACTTTTATTTAGGAGAAATCGCTTTTGAAACCAAAAGCCATAATGATGCGATTTCTTATTATAAAGAAAGTGTAATGAGTAATGATAAAGCAACCTATATGCCTACTTTATTATTGCATACCGCACAATCTTTCAACGCTATCAAAGATACAAAAAATTATAATAAGTTTTTAGATTCTTTGATAGCCAATTACCCCACGAGTAAGGAAGCTCAAAGTGCAAAAAAACTTAAAAACCAAAAATAA
- a CDS encoding Do family serine endopeptidase: protein MCMLGLWSVALGFDIKESPKVQKRISPQENSDVLYSFSSSIEDATKAVVNISTQKNVSNQFSNHPMFNDPFFQQFFGDIYGQIPKDRVERSLGSGVIISSDGYIVTNNHVIEDADKVIVSLSNSTKEYTAKVVGTDSRSDLAVIKIEQTNLSPISFADSQAVRVGDVVFAIGNPFGVGETVTQGIVSAINKSGIGINDYENFIQTDASINPGNSGGALIDSRGALIGINTAILSRTGGNHGVGFAIPSDMVKKIAKELIEKGGIKRGYLGVGIQDVSEDLKESYGDATGAVVISLEPQSPAAKAGIMVWDLITHINGKKISNASELKNLIGMLSPREKVTVKFIRDKQERVTQITLAELPDSKSNASNASPNTQGKNNQMEGLSVSELDATQRQRYRIPSQINGVIVTRVEKDSKAQKAGFEVGDIIAQVENLHIRKPIDLQNAFTRFKDKNKRILVYSSNGTKTIVLK from the coding sequence ATGTGTATGTTGGGCTTGTGGAGTGTTGCTTTAGGGTTTGATATTAAAGAAAGTCCTAAAGTCCAAAAACGCATTAGCCCTCAAGAAAATAGTGATGTTTTGTATTCTTTTAGCTCTTCAATTGAAGATGCAACTAAGGCTGTCGTCAATATCTCTACACAAAAAAATGTTAGCAATCAGTTTTCTAATCACCCGATGTTTAATGATCCATTTTTTCAGCAATTTTTTGGTGATATTTATGGACAGATTCCCAAAGATAGGGTAGAGCGAAGTTTAGGAAGCGGCGTGATTATTTCAAGTGATGGCTATATTGTTACAAATAATCATGTGATTGAAGATGCCGATAAAGTGATAGTCTCGCTTTCTAATAGCACAAAAGAATATACCGCTAAAGTTGTAGGCACAGATTCTCGCAGTGATTTGGCAGTGATTAAGATTGAGCAGACTAATCTTTCTCCTATTAGTTTTGCAGATAGTCAAGCGGTGCGTGTGGGTGATGTCGTCTTTGCGATTGGAAATCCTTTTGGTGTGGGTGAAACCGTTACACAAGGGATTGTTTCTGCAATCAATAAGAGTGGTATAGGTATCAATGATTATGAAAATTTTATTCAAACAGATGCTTCGATTAATCCGGGAAATTCGGGTGGTGCGCTGATAGATTCTCGTGGCGCACTTATTGGCATTAACACTGCTATTTTGTCCCGCACAGGTGGGAATCATGGTGTGGGCTTTGCAATCCCTTCGGATATGGTCAAGAAGATTGCCAAAGAGCTTATTGAAAAGGGCGGTATTAAACGCGGATATTTGGGAGTAGGGATTCAAGATGTGAGCGAAGATCTCAAAGAAAGTTATGGTGATGCAACAGGTGCGGTTGTCATTAGTCTTGAGCCACAATCTCCTGCTGCAAAAGCAGGGATTATGGTGTGGGATTTGATCACACATATTAATGGCAAAAAAATCTCCAATGCTTCAGAGCTGAAGAATCTAATCGGTATGTTATCCCCTAGAGAAAAAGTAACGGTGAAATTTATACGCGATAAGCAAGAGCGTGTTACACAAATTACGCTTGCAGAGTTGCCAGATTCTAAATCTAATGCTTCCAATGCTTCTCCTAATACACAGGGTAAAAATAATCAAATGGAAGGTTTGAGTGTGAGTGAGCTTGATGCTACTCAAAGGCAAAGATATAGGATTCCAAGTCAGATTAATGGTGTGATTGTAACGCGTGTAGAAAAAGATTCTAAAGCTCAAAAGGCAGGTTTTGAAGTAGGGGATATTATCGCTCAAGTAGAGAATCTTCATATTCGAAAGCCTATTGATTTACAAAATGCTTTTACACGTTTCAAAGATAAAAATAAACGAATTTTGGTTTATAGCTCTAATGGAACAAAAACAATTGTGCTAAAATAA
- the tolB gene encoding Tol-Pal system protein TolB: MRILSLILLWSIHLFAIDATLEIVKNTNKIPYIIVEQLDSENSEYSAKVLKMLVADLKVSGHFQVYDGGIIKEKEINFKDYADKKIDLLAQIKVNKSSGKLTGTLNLYDINTSARIFSKQYSENELGRFPFIAHRMTIDTNAHIKAPSIDWMQRLVVLSKYTTSGNSEIMIADYTLTYQKVVVKGGLNIFPKWADSKQENIYYTKYLETPTIVKQNLATGEIQQLVSSEGIAVVSDVSKNGENLILSLSPVGLSDLYLYNTNTKNLRKLTNYSGIDVDGKFINNEKEIIFVSDRLGYPNIFMMRIDGGGTEQVVLHGRNNSAVDSNGQYAVYTSRETNNEFGDNTFNLYLISLAPNSNYIRRLTATGKNQMPRYSHDGRTIMFLKHYKAQSALGIIRVDYNTNYFFPLNKMKIQAFDW, translated from the coding sequence ATGAGAATATTGAGCCTAATCCTACTATGGAGTATTCATTTATTTGCCATAGATGCGACCCTTGAAATTGTTAAAAACACAAATAAGATTCCCTATATTATCGTGGAACAGCTTGATTCTGAAAATAGTGAATATAGTGCAAAAGTGCTTAAAATGCTTGTCGCGGATTTGAAGGTAAGCGGACATTTTCAAGTATATGATGGAGGAATAATCAAAGAAAAAGAAATAAATTTCAAAGATTATGCCGATAAAAAAATCGACTTACTTGCTCAAATCAAAGTCAATAAATCCTCTGGAAAACTCACAGGAACGCTCAATCTTTATGATATTAATACTTCTGCAAGGATATTTTCAAAGCAATATAGCGAAAATGAATTGGGACGCTTTCCTTTTATTGCACATCGTATGACGATTGATACAAATGCACATATTAAAGCCCCCAGCATTGATTGGATGCAACGTCTTGTAGTTTTGTCTAAATACACAACTTCAGGCAATAGTGAAATTATGATTGCAGATTATACGCTGACTTATCAAAAAGTAGTCGTGAAAGGCGGACTTAATATCTTCCCAAAATGGGCAGATTCTAAACAAGAAAACATTTATTATACAAAATACCTTGAGACACCAACAATTGTCAAACAGAATCTTGCCACAGGAGAAATCCAACAGCTTGTCAGTAGCGAAGGAATTGCCGTTGTTTCTGATGTCAGCAAAAACGGAGAAAATTTGATTTTAAGCCTCTCTCCTGTAGGATTATCCGATCTTTATCTCTACAATACCAACACAAAAAATCTTCGCAAATTGACTAATTATTCAGGTATTGATGTCGATGGAAAATTCATCAATAATGAAAAAGAAATCATTTTTGTATCAGACCGATTAGGTTATCCTAATATTTTTATGATGCGAATTGATGGAGGAGGCACTGAACAAGTTGTTTTACATGGTAGAAATAATAGTGCTGTAGATTCTAATGGTCAATATGCCGTCTATACAAGTCGTGAAACTAATAATGAATTTGGGGATAATACCTTTAATCTCTATCTTATTTCACTTGCTCCAAATTCAAACTATATCAGACGCCTTACCGCAACCGGCAAGAATCAAATGCCTCGATATTCTCATGATGGTAGAACAATCATGTTCCTCAAACATTATAAAGCTCAAAGTGCTTTAGGCATTATTCGTGTGGATTACAATACAAATTATTTCTTTCCACTTAATAAAATGAAGATTCAGGCATTTGATTGGTAA
- a CDS encoding protein-glutamate O-methyltransferase CheR, with protein MVMLDTKQLNIIKEKLYEYCGIYLGDSKLTMIKNRIYHLMRETQVSDINTLLAGLDRNEKIQQSFINSFTTNKTDFFREDFHFQDMIDRLLPLLFRQNQPIKIFCCASSTGQEPYSIAMSVLYAKKIYSSNVPVQIIATDIDTDVLQEAKEGVYTIDFKVEKFPNWIDISEYFDALDDGKNPHVRMFKVKDKLKSMITFRQLNLFNKRYPFTNGEFDVLFCRNVLIYFKQEDQQEILKRLIDTLRIDGTFYLGHSESLYQWADKFEKLGNKIFIKTKV; from the coding sequence ATGGTGATGCTTGATACAAAACAGCTAAATATCATCAAAGAAAAACTCTATGAATATTGTGGAATTTATTTGGGTGATTCTAAGCTTACAATGATTAAAAATCGCATTTATCATTTGATGCGTGAGACACAAGTGTCAGACATTAATACTTTGCTTGCGGGGCTTGATCGTAATGAGAAAATCCAGCAGTCTTTTATTAATAGCTTTACAACAAACAAGACTGATTTTTTTCGTGAGGATTTTCATTTTCAAGATATGATTGATCGGTTGTTACCTTTATTGTTTAGACAAAATCAACCTATTAAAATTTTTTGCTGTGCAAGTTCTACGGGTCAAGAACCTTATTCGATTGCGATGAGTGTATTGTATGCAAAAAAGATTTATAGCTCAAATGTGCCAGTCCAAATTATTGCTACAGATATTGATACAGATGTGCTTCAAGAGGCAAAAGAAGGAGTTTATACGATTGATTTTAAGGTAGAAAAATTCCCTAATTGGATTGATATATCAGAATATTTTGATGCTCTTGATGATGGTAAAAACCCTCATGTGAGAATGTTTAAGGTGAAAGATAAACTCAAATCAATGATTACTTTTAGGCAGCTCAATTTATTCAATAAGCGTTATCCCTTTACAAATGGAGAATTTGATGTGCTTTTTTGCCGCAATGTTTTGATTTATTTCAAACAAGAGGATCAGCAAGAGATTCTCAAGCGATTAATTGATACTTTACGCATAGATGGGACATTTTATTTGGGACATTCTGAAAGTCTTTATCAGTGGGCGGATAAATTTGAAAAGCTTGGTAATAAAATTTTTATAAAAACAAAGGTATGA
- a CDS encoding DNA translocase FtsK produces MATIIGDYGVVGEFGIAFANANISIFGYFAYVYLLLLLYPAYRFYKKPSIDFRRLELIVASLLFFVALLILQALIFSKGSFGNSLVLFLKDYIGYFGVWILDILFVFISWLVATEKNIDLLKKKAQNKILVLADRLKHISIMFYRLCKHYAKVCYQKVRTLTETWFVQKRDNISGVINLETQVQEKTINAQYDFKDVFVEEVFDEVSSQMPQDTDLSHISPAPSHDSSEQTPLPTDTQTPLQTNQTQAQVDSISSQDLSTNQDKSQEHTMSSPLKIVKASKEQKLEDFLKNQLAEHRDMLENLKLQQYTALSSPALKSHTPKIITPNSRVLDEHTAQEDTQQSAQQTQVAKDMPTSKRPLNPNVFLKSTPIPHAHIEEENLKAAQNLSATFDTQKTQEKLVDSQSLPVNQENQSQLQVTQPPLYPQNPQTTQSDVSMTKPDSQSDLQSLQTQTIQAKTQVSTAASESTIKVISDSATQPQDALTPFLDIEIQEVSATPQTSNNERGDWVDTIVQEIQPQDSSQTLKNRFDYPPNKRALVTELDENAALLQNLDYGRSEKPLNFKLPSTSLLNQPNDEKNEIDESEIDRKIEDLLAKLKMFRIDGDIARTYSGPIVTTFEFRPAPSVKVSKILVLEDDLAMALRARSIRIQAPIPGKDVVGIEIPNNKTQTIYLREVLESDIFKNSTSPLSLALGKDIVGNPFITDLKRLPHLLIAGTTGSGKSVGINAMILSLLYKNSPDHLKLLMIDPKKVEFSIYADIPHLIAPIITQPKKAITSLNSVVIEMERRYDLISEMRTKEIDTYNRKVLAEGGEKLPYLVIIIDELADLMMTGGKEVEVSLARIAQMGRAAGIHIIVATQRPSSDVLTGLIKTNLPSRISYKVGNKIDARVILDVCGAESLLGNGDMLFTPPGIGGVIRLHAPWNTEEEVERVVNFIKNQRSAEYDANFMFDERENTLPIDSNHSSNESADLIVEAKAIILQDRKTSASYLQRRLSIGYNKAANIIEQLEREGFLSAPNTKGIREILGS; encoded by the coding sequence GTGGCGACAATTATCGGGGATTATGGTGTAGTAGGGGAGTTTGGGATTGCTTTTGCCAATGCCAATATTAGTATTTTTGGCTATTTTGCTTATGTGTATTTATTGCTCTTGCTTTATCCTGCATATCGATTCTATAAAAAACCTTCGATAGATTTCAGACGTTTAGAGTTGATTGTTGCGTCTTTATTATTTTTTGTTGCTTTATTGATTTTGCAAGCATTAATTTTTTCTAAGGGTTCTTTTGGCAATAGTCTTGTGCTTTTTTTGAAAGATTATATTGGCTATTTTGGTGTTTGGATATTAGATATACTTTTTGTATTCATTTCTTGGCTTGTTGCAACAGAAAAAAATATTGATTTGTTGAAAAAAAAGGCTCAAAATAAGATTCTCGTTTTGGCTGATCGATTAAAGCATATAAGCATTATGTTTTATCGTTTATGTAAGCATTATGCGAAAGTTTGTTATCAGAAAGTGCGCACATTGACAGAGACTTGGTTTGTCCAAAAACGCGACAATATAAGTGGAGTGATTAATCTAGAAACTCAAGTCCAAGAGAAAACAATCAACGCCCAATACGATTTTAAAGATGTCTTTGTAGAAGAGGTTTTCGATGAGGTTTCTTCTCAAATGCCTCAAGATACAGATTTATCGCACATTTCGCCTGCCCCATCGCATGATTCATCGGAGCAAACTCCATTGCCTACTGATACTCAAACACCCTTACAGACAAACCAAACACAAGCTCAAGTAGATTCTATCTCTTCGCAAGATTTATCAACCAATCAAGACAAATCACAAGAACATACTATGTCTTCTCCATTGAAAATTGTCAAAGCTTCAAAAGAACAAAAACTTGAAGATTTTCTTAAGAATCAGCTTGCCGAACATCGCGATATGCTTGAGAATCTAAAACTTCAGCAATACACAGCTCTCTCAAGTCCTGCGTTAAAGTCTCATACGCCTAAGATAATCACTCCAAATTCTCGTGTTTTAGATGAACATACTGCGCAAGAAGATACCCAGCAATCAGCTCAACAGACGCAGGTTGCAAAAGATATGCCTACCTCTAAACGCCCCTTAAACCCTAATGTGTTTTTGAAATCCACGCCAATTCCCCACGCTCATATCGAAGAAGAGAATCTAAAAGCTGCTCAAAATTTATCTGCTACATTTGATACGCAAAAAACACAAGAAAAACTCGTAGATTCTCAATCTCTTCCTGTAAATCAAGAAAATCAATCCCAATTACAAGTAACACAACCGCCCTTATATCCTCAAAATCCTCAAACGACTCAATCAGATGTATCAATGACTAAACCTGATTCTCAAAGTGATTTACAAAGCTTACAAACACAAACAATTCAAGCCAAGACTCAAGTCTCAACAGCAGCTTCAGAATCTACTATTAAGGTTATAAGCGATTCTGCAACACAACCTCAAGATGCTTTAACACCATTTCTTGATATTGAGATTCAGGAAGTTTCAGCGACACCACAGACATCAAATAATGAGCGTGGTGATTGGGTTGATACTATTGTTCAAGAAATTCAGCCTCAAGATTCTTCTCAAACACTAAAAAATCGATTTGATTATCCTCCAAATAAACGAGCGTTGGTTACCGAGCTTGATGAAAATGCGGCATTATTACAGAATCTTGACTATGGTAGAAGCGAAAAACCGCTTAATTTTAAGCTCCCTAGCACGAGTTTGTTGAATCAGCCTAATGATGAGAAAAATGAGATTGATGAAAGTGAAATTGATCGCAAGATTGAGGATTTGCTTGCGAAACTTAAAATGTTTCGTATTGATGGGGATATTGCCCGCACTTATTCAGGACCAATTGTTACGACTTTTGAGTTTCGCCCAGCTCCTAGCGTGAAAGTCAGCAAGATTTTAGTGCTTGAAGATGACTTAGCAATGGCTTTAAGGGCGCGTTCTATCCGTATTCAAGCACCAATACCGGGTAAAGATGTCGTGGGCATTGAGATTCCTAATAACAAAACACAAACGATTTATTTGCGTGAAGTTTTAGAATCTGATATTTTTAAAAACTCTACTTCGCCTTTAAGCCTTGCTTTGGGTAAGGATATTGTGGGCAATCCTTTTATCACAGATTTGAAGCGATTGCCACATTTGCTGATAGCTGGCACGACAGGAAGTGGTAAAAGCGTGGGTATTAATGCGATGATTCTGTCTCTGCTTTATAAAAATTCGCCTGATCATTTGAAGCTATTGATGATTGATCCTAAAAAAGTAGAATTTAGTATTTATGCAGATATTCCACATTTGATTGCACCTATCATTACTCAACCCAAAAAGGCAATTACAAGCCTTAATAGTGTCGTGATTGAAATGGAGAGACGTTATGATTTGATCAGTGAAATGCGCACAAAAGAAATTGATACTTACAATAGAAAAGTTTTAGCTGAAGGAGGAGAGAAACTTCCTTATTTAGTAATTATTATTGATGAGTTAGCAGATTTGATGATGACAGGAGGCAAAGAAGTAGAAGTTTCGCTTGCTCGTATTGCGCAAATGGGGAGAGCAGCCGGGATACATATCATTGTCGCTACACAACGTCCTAGTTCCGATGTGCTTACGGGGCTTATCAAGACAAATCTTCCCTCGCGTATCAGCTATAAAGTTGGAAACAAAATTGATGCTAGAGTCATTCTTGATGTTTGTGGTGCAGAGTCGCTTTTAGGTAATGGTGATATGCTCTTTACTCCACCGGGTATAGGGGGCGTGATACGTTTGCATGCTCCTTGGAATACTGAAGAAGAAGTTGAGCGAGTGGTGAATTTTATAAAAAATCAACGAAGTGCGGAATATGATGCAAACTTTATGTTTGACGAAAGAGAGAATACTCTCCCCATAGATTCTAATCATTCAAGTAATGAAAGTGCAGACTTGATAGTGGAAGCTAAAGCAATTATTTTGCAAGACAGAAAAACATCAGCAAGTTATCTCCAAAGACGATTATCTATAGGTTATAATAAGGCTGCAAACATCATAGAACAGCTTGAAAGAGAGGGATTCTTGTCTGCACCTAATACTAAAGGTATAAGAGAAATTTTAGGCTCATAA
- a CDS encoding UDP-N-acetylmuramate dehydrogenase has protein sequence MQYKLINFSTYSSIKIGAPLNVALIQTLQDAFDCLSENYRIIGKANNLLISPQAKKLAILDKSYNYIQDNEEYIEIGGALASGRIFSYFKSHNLAGAEFLQALPGSLGGLIKMNAGMKQYEMKNLLQSINVNGQWHNTNAFPMEYRYSGIEGIILAGRFYKRVGFDASLQAEFIKMRQTHPKEPSCGSCFKNPHGDYAGRLLESVGLKGYRLGGVAFSEKHANFLINVGNATFDEAISLIKLAQKRVYETNGIQLEPEIQIIE, from the coding sequence ATGCAGTATAAACTAATTAATTTTTCCACCTACTCTAGCATCAAAATCGGAGCACCACTTAATGTTGCCCTTATACAAACCCTACAAGATGCTTTTGATTGCCTCTCTGAAAATTACAGAATCATCGGCAAAGCTAATAATCTCCTTATCTCTCCTCAAGCAAAGAAACTTGCTATTTTAGACAAAAGCTATAATTACATTCAAGATAATGAAGAATACATCGAGATAGGCGGGGCGTTGGCTTCGGGAAGAATCTTTAGCTATTTCAAATCCCACAATCTAGCAGGAGCAGAATTTTTACAAGCATTACCCGGGAGCTTGGGAGGGCTTATCAAAATGAATGCGGGAATGAAACAATATGAAATGAAAAACCTGCTTCAATCAATTAATGTCAATGGACAATGGCACAACACAAATGCTTTTCCAATGGAATATCGTTATAGTGGTATAGAGGGCATTATTTTGGCAGGGAGATTCTATAAACGCGTAGGTTTTGATGCCTCACTCCAAGCAGAATTTATTAAGATGCGTCAAACCCACCCGAAAGAACCTAGCTGCGGGAGTTGCTTTAAGAATCCCCATGGAGACTACGCAGGGAGACTTTTAGAATCTGTAGGACTTAAGGGTTATCGTCTCGGTGGCGTTGCTTTCAGTGAAAAGCATGCTAATTTCCTTATCAATGTGGGAAATGCAACCTTTGATGAAGCCATTTCTCTCATCAAACTTGCTCAAAAACGCGTATATGAGACAAATGGCATACAGCTTGAGCCAGAAATACAAATCATAGAATAA
- a CDS encoding CheB methylesterase domain-containing protein — translation MVLETTKYHPDTILKSNPCKITRNKLVVIGASTGGVDALSYIFSRLPASLPPIAVVQHIPPTFGSSFIKRLDTLSALTICEVTSKQILKDNNVYVAGGDKHMVIDFDRGSYYASSLNEECRISRHKPSVDILFRSANNAAGRSTLGIILTGMGDDGCIGLKELYDNGAHTLAENQEDCVVFGMPKKAIEMGAVSEILSLDMIIHRIVDYAKKPLKDIINEKQEPAILLDDNTSSPASDLSK, via the coding sequence ATGGTGTTAGAAACAACAAAATACCATCCTGATACGATTTTAAAAAGCAATCCTTGTAAGATTACGCGTAATAAGTTAGTTGTGATTGGTGCATCGACAGGTGGTGTAGATGCGCTTTCTTATATTTTTTCTCGACTCCCTGCTTCACTTCCGCCTATTGCAGTAGTGCAACATATTCCACCAACCTTTGGGAGTTCATTTATTAAACGATTAGATACACTTTCGGCTTTAACGATTTGCGAGGTTACCTCAAAACAAATTTTGAAAGACAATAATGTGTATGTTGCAGGTGGAGATAAGCATATGGTCATAGATTTTGATAGAGGGTCATATTACGCTTCTTCACTTAATGAGGAATGCAGAATCTCTCGTCATAAACCAAGCGTGGATATTTTATTTCGTAGTGCTAATAATGCTGCTGGAAGATCAACTTTGGGTATTATTCTTACTGGAATGGGTGATGATGGCTGTATCGGTCTGAAAGAACTCTACGATAATGGTGCGCATACTCTTGCAGAAAATCAAGAAGATTGTGTTGTCTTTGGAATGCCTAAAAAAGCTATTGAGATGGGTGCAGTGAGTGAGATTCTAAGTCTTGATATGATTATTCATCGTATTGTTGATTATGCTAAAAAACCATTAAAAGATATTATTAACGAAAAGCAAGAACCTGCCATTTTGCTTGATGATAATACTTCATCTCCTGCCTCTGATTTATCAAAGTAA
- the fliQ gene encoding flagellar biosynthesis protein FliQ translates to MEAQLMALAIQTYKLTLILSLPMLLAGLIVGLLISIFQATTQINEMTLTFVPKILAVVVVIIFAMPWMINMITEYTRMLFELIGTINY, encoded by the coding sequence ATGGAAGCGCAATTAATGGCATTAGCAATACAGACTTATAAATTGACTTTGATTCTCTCACTTCCAATGTTGCTTGCTGGACTTATTGTAGGACTGCTTATCAGCATTTTTCAAGCTACGACACAAATCAATGAAATGACATTAACATTTGTCCCAAAAATCCTTGCTGTAGTAGTCGTCATCATTTTCGCAATGCCTTGGATGATTAATATGATTACCGAATATACACGTATGCTTTTTGAGCTAATAGGAACTATTAATTACTAA
- a CDS encoding OmpA family protein, whose translation MKRYVAICTLAVLFIAGCGEPETADSSGTTATSNGSDNFVNLDDASGYAKVFFDFDKYDIRSDMEDRVEKSAAALKSTGAKVVLEGHTDSYGSDTYNYALGTKRANAVKNALIARGVNASQLKTVSYGESKPVCTTGTSECNQENRRVEFKLAK comes from the coding sequence ATGAAAAGATATGTTGCAATATGTACATTAGCTGTATTATTTATAGCAGGCTGCGGAGAACCAGAGACAGCGGATAGTAGCGGGACAACAGCTACAAGCAATGGCAGTGATAATTTTGTGAATCTTGATGATGCTTCTGGATACGCAAAAGTATTTTTTGATTTTGATAAATATGATATTCGTTCAGATATGGAAGACAGAGTAGAAAAAAGTGCTGCTGCACTTAAATCAACTGGTGCTAAAGTAGTGCTAGAAGGACATACTGACTCTTATGGTTCTGACACTTACAATTATGCTCTAGGAACAAAAAGAGCTAATGCTGTTAAAAATGCTCTTATTGCTCGTGGCGTAAATGCTTCTCAACTCAAAACCGTAAGCTATGGTGAAAGCAAGCCTGTTTGCACCACTGGAACATCAGAATGCAACCAAGAAAATAGACGCGTTGAATTTAAACTTGCGAAATAA